Part of the Caulifigura coniformis genome, TGCATTGGCTGACGAGATCCGCAACAGCATTGTCCGCTCAGACCACGGCACGTGAGTTACAGAGGCAAGACGACTCAGCTTCCGTGGTGACAGCCCCGCGTGGACTCACTGCAGCACCGAGAACCAAGTCACCCAAAACGGAACGTGAACGTCGGCACCCATGATTGGATCGGCCGGATCCGCAGACCAGCGAACTGGAAGAGGCCGCGATTCAGTGGACGGAGAAGCGGATTGACGCACTTCGGATGGCGTTCTGTGCCCGCGACCGCGACGCTTACGCATTGGGCGTCGATCATGAAAAGCTGCCGCGATCGATGAAGGTAGACCGGTTTGACGTCCTGCGGAACCAAAGGCGCTGTTGGAGCACGGGTATTATACGCATTCTAATTCAAAGTAGCGCGCCATGGCTGACGCAACCTCTCGCAACACTGCAGCTTGCGAAGCCCTCGTTGCGTCAGTTTGAATTAGGATGCGTATTATCGTTCCGGATCCCGCCCAACCTGAACGATATTATCGGGTGCGGGTCCCGAAGCTGATCGAAGCCTCTGGCTGCGGGGATGAGGTGTCACTGGTCGCTCGGGCGGCAGCAAGGGACTATCCGGTGCATCACCCTTCGCTCAGGGAGCATGGCCAGTTGGCGAACGTGCCCGCCGAAGCGCAGGATGCCGCGATGCAACTGGCGGCGAACATCATCCGGGAGCACCGGAAGGTCAGTCCGAGGGACATCGTTGCGTTCAATGAATCGCAAGACAACCAAGTCCGAGTTCCAGTCCCGCAGGGACGGGCCTGCCGGACAGGACGCCACGATTCACAGATAACGTTCGAATACAGCCGACACGGGGCCCCCTCCGAACTGCCAGCGAAAAGTCGCGAGTCGCTTCAGCCGCCTCCGACCGGTTGCGGCTCAGGCTGTGCAGGTAATCAACTGCCTTTGTTGCGAGCGACGCCGCGGTGAAGATCGCCCCTTCGCCTGCTGGAACGTCAGCCAGAATGGCGACGTGTAGTCGTTCAGCTCGGCCGACATCTACAGCGACAGGACGTTCACTCCTTGGTAACGCTCGCCATTGTGCTGCAAGGGCCGCGTGACGCTCCCGGCGGTGTGTTTCACCTGCCAGGGCTGGAACCACGGGCGGCAGCCCCATTCCCGCGTGACCACAATCTGGTTGG contains:
- a CDS encoding ArdC-like ssDNA-binding domain-containing protein; amino-acid sequence: MPPALASGSLSQSLVVQIIYTRITNQIVVTREWGCRPWFQPWQVKHTAGSVTRPLQHNGERYQGVNVLSL